A single Arachidicoccus sp. BS20 DNA region contains:
- the carA gene encoding glutamine-hydrolyzing carbamoyl-phosphate synthase small subunit codes for MSNSIPAVLLLADGNVFHGKAFGKIGTAAGEICFNTGMTGYQEVFTDPSYYGQILIMNNVHIGNYGTKKTDVESDTVKIKGLIGRNLEDKYSRYQADDSLGDYLIKNNIVSIAGIDTRALVAHIRHQGAMNCIISSEITDIEKLKEELAKVPNMEGLDLANEVSTNKEYELGNPDSDIKVAVLDFGIKKNILDNLVARGAHVRVHPAKTPVARLKEFSPNGYFLSNGPGDPSSMDYAIATVKDILKEDKPVFGICLGHQLLALANNIPTFKMHHGHRGLNHPVKNLISGKSEISTQNHGFAVDAEKINAAENLEVTHVNLNDDSIEGFRMKNKPAFSVQYHPEATPGPHDSRYLFDDFIELIKKN; via the coding sequence ATGTCCAATTCAATCCCCGCAGTTTTATTGTTAGCCGACGGCAATGTTTTTCACGGAAAAGCATTCGGAAAAATAGGAACCGCCGCAGGCGAAATTTGTTTCAATACCGGAATGACCGGCTATCAAGAAGTATTTACCGACCCAAGTTATTACGGTCAAATATTGATTATGAACAATGTTCACATCGGTAATTACGGAACAAAGAAAACAGATGTGGAAAGCGACACCGTAAAAATCAAAGGCTTAATTGGTCGCAATCTCGAAGATAAATATTCGCGCTACCAAGCCGATGATTCTTTGGGCGACTATTTAATCAAGAACAATATTGTTTCCATTGCAGGTATTGATACGCGCGCGTTGGTTGCGCATATTCGCCATCAAGGTGCGATGAACTGTATCATCTCTTCTGAAATTACAGATATTGAAAAGCTGAAAGAAGAACTCGCAAAAGTTCCGAACATGGAAGGTTTGGATTTGGCAAACGAAGTAAGCACAAATAAAGAATACGAACTTGGTAATCCTGATTCCGATATAAAAGTTGCTGTGCTTGATTTCGGTATTAAGAAAAATATTTTGGACAATCTGGTTGCACGCGGTGCGCACGTGCGCGTACATCCTGCGAAAACGCCGGTTGCGCGTTTGAAAGAATTTTCGCCCAACGGATATTTTTTATCTAACGGTCCCGGCGACCCGTCGTCAATGGATTATGCGATTGCAACCGTGAAAGATATTTTGAAAGAAGATAAGCCTGTGTTTGGCATTTGTCTTGGACATCAGTTGCTGGCTTTGGCAAATAATATTCCTACTTTTAAAATGCACCACGGGCATCGCGGACTGAATCATCCCGTTAAGAATTTAATCTCCGGAAAAAGTGAAATAAGTACGCAGAATCATGGTTTTGCGGTAGATGCGGAAAAAATAAACGCAGCAGAAAATCTCGAAGTAACGCACGTAAATCTAAACGATGACAGCATCGAAGGTTTCCGCATGAAAAATAAGCCGGCGTTCAGCGTACAGTATCATCCTGAGGCAACGCCCGGTCCGCACGATAGTCGTTATTTATTTGATGATTTTATAGAACTGATAAAAAAGAATTAA
- a CDS encoding bifunctional alpha,alpha-trehalose-phosphate synthase (UDP-forming)/trehalose-phosphatase — MRNRLFVVSNRLPLSIKQKNNSYVLRQSSGGLISAINTYLKADNQSSFTQTFWVGIPDCSKKIWESAIDKLENKNYDYLPIFVEEEKYELYYNGFANSLVWPLFHYFASFANYDQTHFDAYMEINEMFADALLPQLRYGDVVWIHDYHLMPLAGILRKKKPSLTIGFFLHIPFPSYELFRVIPKQWQHAILTGMLGADLIGFHTLDYASHFLFCLETILKIEANGQNVAWENRQIKIDAFPVSIDFDLFFNSYDKPEIAAIRKQYLDLKKDKKLIFSVDRLDYTKGIYKRLTGYEQFLLDNPDYKEKVIFVLNIVPSRDSISKYIESKQMIDEYIGDINSRLGNIGWQPVLYQYAHLKFEQLIALYTACDMALITPIRDGMNLVAKEFVASRKDKLGVLILSEMTGAAKELSEALLINPNDNKEIATMIKYGLEMKPEEQSQRITTMQNRIKKYDVNAWATDFFTQLNSIKDLQLKFEVKFLDNISKANLLSSYVDASQRLLLLDYDGTLTPFSEQPSEAVPSEELLQILEQLSRDPQNDVYIISGRDGETLERWLGHLPSLGLIAEHGAKIRTGNNGWRATSGLTSATEWMHKVEDIMDKYVAKCPRSFIEKKEFSIAWHYRNVEIALGQVRAKELQAELQQTVAALPLNVLMGNKVIEVKFKGNNKGSAAEKIIKSKKYDFILSVGDDRTDEDMFLKVAKLPQAFSIKVGSEASFAKYNLHTSYMVLSLLHALAMYNQNALIKRI, encoded by the coding sequence ATGCGTAACCGATTATTTGTGGTATCCAACAGGTTGCCTTTATCTATTAAACAAAAAAATAATAGCTATGTACTGAGACAATCGTCCGGCGGATTAATTTCTGCCATTAATACTTATTTGAAAGCAGACAATCAATCTTCTTTCACACAGACCTTTTGGGTAGGAATTCCTGATTGCAGCAAGAAAATTTGGGAAAGTGCCATCGACAAGCTTGAGAATAAAAATTACGACTATCTTCCCATTTTTGTAGAAGAAGAAAAATATGAATTATATTACAACGGCTTTGCCAATTCGCTGGTATGGCCGCTGTTTCATTATTTCGCATCGTTTGCCAACTACGATCAAACGCACTTTGATGCGTATATGGAAATAAACGAAATGTTTGCCGATGCGCTGCTGCCACAGCTAAGATACGGCGATGTAGTTTGGATTCACGACTATCATCTGATGCCCCTCGCCGGGATATTGCGCAAGAAAAAACCTTCACTTACTATCGGATTCTTTCTGCATATACCGTTTCCGTCATACGAATTGTTCAGAGTCATTCCAAAGCAATGGCAGCACGCAATATTGACCGGAATGCTTGGCGCCGATTTGATAGGCTTTCACACACTCGACTATGCTTCGCATTTTTTATTTTGCCTCGAAACCATTTTAAAAATTGAAGCCAATGGGCAAAATGTCGCTTGGGAAAACCGGCAGATTAAAATAGACGCATTCCCGGTAAGCATTGATTTTGATTTGTTTTTCAACTCTTATGACAAGCCTGAAATAGCTGCCATACGAAAGCAATATCTTGATTTAAAAAAAGATAAAAAGCTGATTTTTTCTGTGGACAGACTTGATTATACAAAAGGCATTTACAAACGCTTAACCGGTTACGAACAATTTCTGCTCGATAATCCCGATTATAAGGAGAAAGTAATTTTTGTACTAAATATAGTACCCTCGCGCGATTCCATTTCCAAGTATATTGAAAGCAAGCAAATGATAGACGAATACATTGGCGATATCAACAGCCGCCTTGGAAACATTGGCTGGCAGCCCGTCTTGTATCAATATGCACATTTAAAATTTGAACAGCTAATTGCCTTATACACCGCCTGTGATATGGCATTGATAACACCTATACGCGATGGTATGAACCTCGTGGCAAAAGAATTTGTTGCGAGCCGGAAAGACAAACTGGGCGTTCTTATTTTAAGCGAAATGACCGGCGCTGCCAAAGAATTGTCCGAAGCGTTGCTAATCAATCCAAACGACAACAAGGAAATTGCCACGATGATAAAATACGGACTTGAAATGAAGCCCGAAGAACAATCGCAGAGAATAACCACCATGCAAAACAGAATAAAAAAATATGATGTAAATGCGTGGGCAACAGATTTCTTTACACAACTTAATTCTATCAAAGATTTACAATTAAAATTTGAAGTGAAATTTCTCGATAATATCAGCAAAGCCAACTTATTAAGCAGCTACGTAGATGCTTCGCAAAGATTATTACTACTCGATTACGACGGCACTTTAACACCATTTTCCGAACAACCGTCAGAAGCCGTGCCATCAGAAGAATTACTACAAATATTAGAGCAGCTTTCCCGCGACCCGCAAAACGATGTCTATATCATCAGCGGCAGAGATGGAGAAACGCTTGAACGCTGGCTTGGTCATCTGCCGTCATTGGGACTAATAGCTGAACATGGTGCCAAAATACGCACCGGAAACAATGGTTGGCGCGCGACTTCAGGACTGACCAGTGCAACAGAGTGGATGCACAAAGTAGAAGACATTATGGATAAATACGTGGCAAAATGTCCGCGTTCATTTATCGAGAAAAAAGAATTTTCAATTGCGTGGCATTACCGAAACGTAGAGATTGCATTGGGACAAGTTCGAGCCAAAGAATTGCAAGCGGAACTTCAGCAGACCGTTGCCGCATTGCCTTTAAACGTGTTGATGGGCAATAAAGTAATTGAAGTAAAATTCAAAGGCAACAACAAAGGCTCGGCTGCAGAGAAAATTATCAAGTCAAAAAAATATGATTTTATTCTTTCAGTCGGCGACGATCGTACCGATGAGGATATGTTCCTCAAAGTAGCAAAGCTGCCTCAGGCTTTTAGTATCAAAGTCGGAAGCGAAGCATCATTTGCAAAGTACAATCTGCACACGTCATACATGGTGTTATCGCTTTTGCACGCTTTGGCTATGTACAATCAAAATGCTTTGATAAAGAGAATCTGA
- a CDS encoding thioredoxin domain-containing protein — translation MAITSVKINNYVRSFDKTDDGSEPISNYYGYTPLKSGNSVPYFHHPLEKVLYPKNKNKTKFVFNELTTSHEILNNEKPVVLVFRPIFHNDADIQRLFLESLQADINVMGGKLTIITNATIRSLSAGLHQPNSLHIFSDTENKIAELFGLYNSENQISDWLSGIEGDISLPAYYVINPDGKIVYHYIDYNFRSYKYDHFDGQHFVRQLLTNVYQNAQRLKQLEKV, via the coding sequence ATGGCAATAACATCCGTTAAAATAAATAATTATGTAAGGTCTTTCGATAAAACCGATGACGGCAGCGAACCTATCAGTAATTATTACGGTTACACACCGTTGAAATCGGGCAACAGCGTTCCTTATTTTCATCATCCGCTGGAAAAGGTTTTGTATCCGAAAAATAAAAATAAAACAAAATTTGTTTTCAACGAGCTTACAACTTCGCATGAAATATTAAATAACGAAAAGCCGGTGGTACTTGTATTTCGCCCGATATTTCATAATGATGCAGATATTCAAAGGCTGTTTCTGGAAAGCCTGCAAGCCGATATCAATGTTATGGGCGGCAAACTAACCATCATTACAAACGCAACAATCCGTTCGTTGAGCGCAGGATTACATCAACCAAATTCGCTGCATATTTTTTCCGATACAGAAAATAAAATCGCAGAACTCTTCGGTTTGTATAATTCAGAAAATCAAATAAGTGACTGGCTTTCAGGCATCGAAGGCGATATTTCGTTGCCTGCTTATTATGTAATCAATCCCGATGGGAAAATTGTATATCATTACATTGACTATAATTTCCGTTCGTACAAGTATGACCATTTCGACGGGCAACATTTTGTGCGACAATTGCTGACGAATGTTTATCAAAATGCACAAAGGCTGAAACAGTTGGAAAAAGTTTAA
- a CDS encoding IS982 family transposase: MSNLRASYELILKELRKITESENMYYKPIRPQLSDIELISLVILAEFKSIDSERQLFREIEELGIASKIERSVYNRRKRKLFPYIESLRKKMAQKFNDFENYFVVDSMPLEVCKISRSSRSKICKENDDAFPDRGFCASQNLPFYGYKLHAVCSVSGVFQSFDITPASVHDIHYLQDIKSQITDCTLLADKGYLSQSIQLDLFNEVNIELEVPKRINQKDYKPQFYLFRKYRKRIETLFSQLCDQFMIRRNYAKSFDGFKTRILAKITALTTIQYLNKFVFNRNINNIKINLA, from the coding sequence ATGAGCAACCTGAGAGCAAGTTACGAACTAATTTTAAAAGAATTGCGTAAAATCACAGAAAGTGAAAATATGTATTACAAACCGATACGACCTCAGCTGTCCGACATAGAGTTGATAAGTTTAGTCATTCTGGCAGAGTTCAAATCCATTGACTCGGAACGACAACTTTTCAGAGAAATAGAAGAACTTGGCATTGCATCCAAGATAGAACGTAGTGTTTATAACAGAAGAAAGCGCAAACTTTTTCCTTACATAGAAAGTTTGAGAAAGAAAATGGCTCAGAAATTTAATGACTTTGAAAACTATTTTGTGGTAGACAGTATGCCTTTGGAAGTCTGTAAAATATCACGTTCTTCCAGAAGTAAAATCTGTAAAGAAAATGATGATGCTTTTCCCGACAGAGGTTTCTGCGCTTCGCAGAACTTACCTTTTTACGGCTATAAATTACACGCCGTGTGTTCTGTTAGCGGAGTTTTCCAAAGTTTTGATATAACGCCTGCATCTGTTCACGACATTCATTATCTGCAAGATATTAAATCGCAAATCACTGATTGTACTTTGCTCGCTGACAAAGGCTATCTCTCTCAAAGCATACAATTGGATTTGTTTAACGAAGTAAATATTGAATTGGAAGTGCCTAAAAGAATCAATCAGAAAGATTATAAGCCGCAGTTCTACCTTTTCAGAAAATATCGCAAAAGAATCGAAACCTTGTTTTCACAGTTATGCGACCAATTTATGATTAGGCGTAATTATGCAAAATCTTTTGATGGTTTTAAAACAAGAATACTTGCTAAAATAACAGCACTCACGACCATTCAATATTTAAACAAATTTGTTTTCAACAGAAATATCAATAACATTAAAATTAATCTCGCTTAA
- a CDS encoding vWA domain-containing protein, with amino-acid sequence MIGFEFSQFISDESKSKFEQLLDIFMQLLPNTNGDVQETLEWMNQLDKYFNLTNDNYGMGDFIQDLKDKGYLKENELSGEMSLTAKSKQSIRQRSLEEVFNKLKKSKQGEHSTKKTGSGDEINSDIRNYQFGDKLEQIDFTESIRSAQIRHGAESLSLHEDDLQIRETSFKAQTSTVLMIDISHSMILYGEDRITPAKKVAMALSELITTKYPKDTLDIVVFGNDAWTVDINDLPYLQVGPYHTNTVAGLELAMDILRRRKNANKKIFMITDGKPTCLKINGRYYKNAFGLDGKITNRCISLAAQCKKLKIDITTFMIASDPYLQAFVTEFTEMNNGKAYFATLDNLGSFIFKDFESGKRKTVY; translated from the coding sequence ATGATAGGTTTTGAATTTTCCCAATTTATTTCCGACGAAAGTAAAAGCAAGTTTGAACAGTTGCTTGATATTTTTATGCAACTACTACCCAATACCAACGGCGACGTGCAGGAAACATTGGAATGGATGAATCAGTTGGATAAGTACTTCAATCTTACCAACGATAATTACGGCATGGGCGATTTTATTCAAGACCTGAAAGACAAGGGCTATTTGAAAGAAAATGAATTGTCCGGCGAAATGTCATTGACAGCGAAGAGCAAGCAAAGCATTCGACAACGCAGCCTCGAAGAGGTTTTCAACAAGCTGAAAAAATCAAAACAGGGCGAACATAGCACAAAGAAAACGGGCAGCGGCGATGAAATAAATTCCGACATACGCAATTATCAGTTCGGCGACAAACTGGAACAAATAGATTTTACCGAAAGCATTCGCTCTGCGCAAATAAGACATGGTGCAGAATCTCTCTCGTTGCATGAAGATGATTTGCAAATTCGCGAAACGAGTTTCAAGGCGCAAACATCAACTGTGTTGATGATTGACATTTCTCATTCTATGATTTTGTATGGCGAAGACCGCATTACGCCAGCGAAAAAAGTAGCAATGGCGTTGAGCGAATTAATCACTACAAAATATCCGAAAGACACACTCGATATTGTTGTTTTCGGCAACGATGCGTGGACGGTTGATATAAACGATTTGCCTTACCTCCAAGTCGGTCCGTATCATACTAATACTGTTGCCGGACTTGAATTGGCAATGGATATTCTCCGCCGCCGTAAAAATGCCAATAAGAAAATTTTTATGATTACCGATGGTAAACCTACTTGTCTTAAAATCAATGGACGATACTATAAAAATGCGTTCGGGTTAGACGGGAAAATTACCAACCGCTGCATCAGTCTTGCAGCACAGTGCAAAAAGCTGAAGATTGACATTACCACTTTTATGATTGCTTCCGACCCGTATCTGCAAGCCTTTGTAACCGAATTTACCGAGATGAACAATGGTAAAGCTTACTTCGCTACGCTCGACAATCTCGGCTCTTTTATCTTCAAAGATTTTGAAAGTGGAAAAAGGAAAACAGTATATTGA